One Onthophagus taurus isolate NC chromosome 11, IU_Otau_3.0, whole genome shotgun sequence genomic window carries:
- the LOC111419560 gene encoding uncharacterized protein — MSTQKLNIYREPIVDNSIAREEVHSYHPSTNSFQNNDIFTIELNQEDVLFSFFESYIRIEGDYKEKLNDPTDTIQLTHNLPTYLFEYIAFEHNGTEIERVREPGLTSLIRTLLQQNEVECKSLEIAGLKWPPEGNLPTVSANKDFTFQIPLSHTFGLFRDYNHVMRGRFKFRFVRSRTDSNCYKSTSKADSSTAEFTVKTVTLLAKHVYPSPSIKMKLLDGLNKNANIPVPFRKWSFYELPSMRKGNKEIWSVTSTTNRGRPQYVIVAFQTNRKDQPNSDCTLFDHLNIIDLKVYLNSYCYPFESMNLEFAKENYVELYKMYTEFQPYIWETSRKQPIMDFASFKKRPLFVVDTTKNNDEEAAPSASCEVRIEIQSGKDFPPDTKAYCILLQESMYTYKPLSGEVSVIIN; from the coding sequence ATGTCTacacaaaagttaaatatatacCGCGAACCCATCGTGGATAATTCGATCGCTAGAGAAGAAGTGCATAGTTACCATCCTTCcacaaattcttttcaaaataacgATATATTCACCATTGAACTAAACCAAgaagatgttttattttcgttcTTCGAAAGTTATATACGTATTGAGGGagattacaaagaaaaattaaacgatcCAACTGATACTATCCAGCTAACGCAcaacttaccaacatatcTATTTGAGTATATCGCATTTGAGCATAACGGTACTGAAATCGAACGGGTACGTGAACCCGGTTTAACATCATTGATTCGAACCCTACTTCAACAAAACGAAGTGGAATGCAAATCTTTAGAAATAGCTGGTTTAAAATGGCCACCCGAAGGAAATTTGCCTACAGTTAGTGCGAACAAGGATTTCACGTTTCAAATCCCATTAAGTCATACTTTCGGATTATTTAGGGACTATAATCACGTTATGAGAGGTCGCTTCAAATTTAGATTTGTTAGAAGTCGTACTGACTCCAATTGTTATAAATCTACATCAAAAGCCGATTCTAGCACCGCAGAGTTTACTGTAAAAACGGTTACATTGTTGGCGAAACATGTGTACCCAAGCCCATCTATAAAGATGAAGCTGTTAgatggtttaaataaaaacgcaAACATTCCCGTACCGTTTCGGAAGTGGTCTTTTTATGAGCTACCTTCAATGAGAAAGGGAAATAAAGAGATTTGGTCGGTCACGTCAACAACTAACAGAGGTAGACCTCAATACGTTATAGTTGCATTCCAAACCAATCGAAAGGATCAGCCGAATTCAGATTGTACACTTTTCGATCACTTGAACATTATAGATCTTAAAGTATATCTAAACTCATACTGCTATCCATTCGAGTCGATGAATTTGGAGTTTGCGAAAGAAAATTATGTTGAACTCTATAAAATGTATACCGAATTTCAACCATATATTTGGGAAACATCTCGAAAACAACCGATTATGGATTTCGCAAGCTTTAAAAAAAGACCTTTATTCGTGGTGGATACCACTAAGAATAACGATGAAGAAGCCGCCCCATCCGCATCATGTGAGGTGCGTATCGAAATTCAAAGCGGTAAAGATTTTCCGCCTGATACAAAAGCATACTGTATACTACTCCAAGAATCGATGTATACATACAAACCTTTGAGTGGGGAGGTATctgtaattataaattaa